The following are from one region of the Syngnathus typhle isolate RoL2023-S1 ecotype Sweden linkage group LG22, RoL_Styp_1.0, whole genome shotgun sequence genome:
- the ints9 gene encoding integrator complex subunit 9, with translation MKLYCLSGHPTLPCNVLKFKSTTIMLDCGLDTTSVLHFLPLPLVHSQRLSKLPGWSAKDGTINLEKELKECAGRVFVDSQPEFCLPERELLDLSTIDVILISNYHCMMALPYITENTGFTGTVYATEPTLQIGRLLMEELVKFMERVPKAQSATSWKKKEIQRLLPGPLKDAVDVWTWKRSYGMQEVNSALSKVQLVGYSQKVELFGAVQISPLSSGYSLGSSNWTIQSHHEKVSYVSGSSLLTTHPQPMDQSSLKNSDVLILTGLTQMPTANPDGMLGEFCSNLAMTIRAGGNVLVPCYSSGVIYDLLECLYQFIDSANLGTTPFYFISPVANSSLEFSQIFAEWLCHNKQSKVYLPEPPFPHAELIQSNKLKHYPSIHGDFSSDFRQPCVVFTGHPSLRFGDVVHFMELWGKSSLNTIIFTEPDFSYLDALAPYQPLAMKCVYCPIDTRLNFHQVSKLLKEVQPVHVVCPEQYTQPPMTQSHRSDLMLELQPPPMAYRRCSVLSLPFRRRYERVYLLPELANSLVPAEVKPGISVATVSAMLHSKDNKHTLLSVPKPPPAPPTKKRKRVMEEPPAGQVPKPLLTGAVPLEAFLATLQKHGITEVKVEETADGHILHLQAEDTLIQLEEDGTHIVCDNNEPLRTTLRDLVLRFLQKI, from the exons ATGAAATTG TATTGTCTGTCTGGTCATCCTACACTACCCTGCAATGTACTCAAATTTAAATCGACCACTATCATGCTGGATTGTGGACTGGACACCACGTCTGTCCTCCACTTCTTGCCTCTTCCACTTGTGCATAG CCAAAGACTCTCAAAGCTACCAGGTTGGAGCGCTAAAGATGGAACAATAAACTTGGAAAAG GAGCTGAAAGAGTGTGCCGGCAGAGTGTTTGTGGACTCACAGCCGGAGTTCTGTCTCCCTGAG AGGGAACTGCTGGACTTATCAACCATCGACGTCATCCTGATCTCCAACTACCACTGTATGATGGCCCTGCCCTACATCACAGAAAACACAGGCTTCACTGGCACAGTGTATGCCACAGAGCCCACCCTGCAGATAGGAAG actGCTGATGGAAGAGCTAGTGAAGTTCATGGAAAGAGTTCCCAAGGCTCAGTCTGCCACCTCCTGGAAGAAAAAGGAAATACAAAG GTTGCTTCCTGGTCCACTAAAGGATGCTGTTGATGTTTGGACGTGGAAACGAAGCTACGGTATGCAGGAGGTCAACTCAGCcctcagcaaagtgcagctTGTTGGATATTCACAGAAAGTG gAGTTGTTTGGGGCTGTACAAATCTCCCCATTAAGCTCTGGCTACTCATTGGGCAGCTCCAACTGGACCATCCAGTCCCATCATGAGAAAGTGTCCTACGTGTCCGGGTCGTCCCTCCTCACCACGCACCCACAG CCGATGGACCAAAGTTCCCTGAAGAACAGTGACGTTCTCATTCTGACAGGCCTCACCCAGATGCCCACTGCCAACCCTGACGGCATGCTGGGAGAATTCTGCAGCAATTTAG CCATGACCATTCGCGCCGGTGGCAATGTGCTTGTGCCGTGTTATTCTTCTGGGGTGATTTATGACCTGCTCGAGTGTCTGTACCAGTTCATCGACAGTGCCAACCTGGGTACCACCCCCTTCTACTTTATCTCCCCTGTCGCCAACAGCTCCCTGGAGTTCTCTCAAATCTTTGCCGAGTG GCTCTGTCACAACAAGCAGTCTAAAGTGTATCTACCGGAGCCCCCATTCCCCCATGCAGAG TTGATCCAAAGCAACAAGCTGAAACACTACCCCAGCATTCACGGTGACTTCAGCAGTGACTTCCGCCAACCGTGCGTGGTATTCACCGGCCATCCCTCCCTGCGCTTCGGTGATGTGGTCCACTTCATGGAGCTGTGGGGCAAATCCAGCTTGAATACCATCATCTTCACCG AACCTGACTTCTCCTACTTGGATGCTTTGGCCCCCTACCAGCCACTGGCCATGAAGTGTGTTTACTGTCCCATTGACACGCGTCTTAACTTCCACCAAGTTTCAAAGCTGCTCAAGGAGGTCCAG CCTGTCCACGTGGTATGTCCCGAGCAGTACACTCAGCCTCCAATGACCCAGTCGCATCGGTCCGATCTGATGCTGGAGCTGCAACCCCCTCCCATGGCCTACAGGCGCTGCTCCGTCCTCAGCCTGCCCTTCAGGCGACGTTATGAGCGCGTCTATCTTCTACCTGAG CTGGCTAATTCGCTGGTGCCCGCCGAGGTCAAACCTGGCATCTCCGTGGCAACCGTCTCAGCCATGTTGCATTCAAAAGACAACAAGCACACACTGTTG TCAGTTCCAAAGCCTCCTCCAGCGCCCCCTACCAAGAAGAGGAAACGAGTGATGGAGGAGCCCCCAGCGGGTCAAGTGCCCAAACCCCTGCTCACAGGAGCTGTACCTCTGGAAGCCTTCCTTGCAACTTTGCAAAAG CATGGCATCACAGAGGTCAAAGTGGAGGAGACGGCAGACGGACACATCCTGCACTTGCAGGCGGAGGACACGCTAATTCAGCTGGAAGAGGACGGCACACACATTGTGTGCGACAACAACGAGCCTCTGCGCACGACACTGCGAGACCTGGTGCTGCGCTTCTTGCAGAAAATCTGA
- the pla2g7 gene encoding platelet-activating factor acetylhydrolase: protein MLRHGLWKLCPVVFDQDLPRQFRGVKLKESDMGNVFCNNLEIPPPKGPNAAGCTDFMMDHTVQGSFFRLYYPCQKTDASESPNWIPSIEYFNGLADFMKINRTFGERIFNFLFGSFKIPAYLDAPFSANEKCPVVIFSHGLGAFRTLYSCICTELASQGFIVASVEHRDQSASATFTLQQKCKMETTNENSLKTSLTDTLVREWMYYRSLQQGEQEFPLRYQQVQQRADECIRALQKLADINSGIPMENVLQTQFDWKTLENSMDLGRVAIMGHSFGGATVIEALAREAKFKCAVALDAWMFPLKDEIFPQVNQPIFFINSEKFHWPANIKRIKMLDSSDIERKMMTIRGSVHQSFPDFTFLAGNLIGKLMKLRGDIDPAIGIDLSNKASLAFLQRHLGLKKNFNQWDHLIEGNDENLIPGTNVPLLQSAI, encoded by the exons ATGTTGCGACATGGATTGTGGAAACTTTGCCCAGTAGTATTCGATCAGGATTTACCTCGCCAG ttcagaggtgtaAAATTAAAAGAATCAGATATGGGAAATGTGTTCTGTAACAACCTGGAAATCCCTCCACCCAAGGGCCCAAATGCGGCAGGATGTACTGACTTTATGATGGATCACACAGTGCAG GGCAGCTTCTTCCGCCTTTACTATCCTTGCCAGAAGACGGACGCATCAGAGTCGCCAAACTGGATTCCGAGCATTGAGTACTTTAACGGACTGGCAGACTTTATGAAAATCAACAGGACTTTTGGTGAAAGAATATTCAACTTCCTCTTTG ggtCATTTAAGATTCCAGCCTACTTGGACGCTCCATTTAGTGCAAATGAAAAATGCCCAGTAGTTATCTTCTCACATGGTTTGGGGGCCTTCAG gactttATATTCTTGTATATGTACAGAACTAGCCTCTCAAGGCTTCATTGTGGCCTCTGTGGAACACAG AGACCAATCTGCCTCAGCCACATTTACTTTACAACAAAAGTGCAAAATGGAGACAACCAATGAAAATTCCTTGAAAACGTCCCTCACAGACACCCTGGTGAGGGAGTGGATGTACTACAGGAGTCTGCAACAAGGGGAGCAAGAATTCCCCCTCAGATATCAGCAA GTACAACAGAGGGCTGATGAATGCATCCGTGCACTTCAGAAACTTGCGGACATAAACTCAGGGATTCCCATGGAAAATGTTTTGCAGACACAATTTGACTGGAAGACTTTGGAG AACTCAATGGATCTTGGCAGAGTAGCTATAATGGGCCATTCTTTTGGGGGAGCGACAGTCATCGAAGCGCTAGCCCGAGAGGCAAAATTCAA GTGTGCTGTCGCGCTGGATGCCTGGATGTTCCCGTTAAAAGATGAAATCTTCCCCCAAGTGAATCAACCCATCTTTTTTATCAACTCTGAGAAGTTCCACTGGCCAGCAAACATTAAGCGTATCAAGATGTTGGACTCGTCGGACATCGAGAGAAAAATGATGACCATCAG AGGGTCAGTGCACCAGTCTTTCCCAGACTTCACCTTTCTGGCAGGGAACTTAATCGGCAAGTTGATGAAGCTCAGAGGTGACATCGACCCAGCAATTGGGATCGACCTCTCAAACAAAGCATCGCTCGCATTTCTGCAACGGCACCTGG gtTTGAAAAAGAACTTTAATCAGTGGGACCATCTGATTGAAGGGAATGACGAAAACCTCATTCCAGGAACTAATGTCCCTTTGCTTCAGTCAGCCATTTGA